A single genomic interval of Lathyrus oleraceus cultivar Zhongwan6 chromosome 7, CAAS_Psat_ZW6_1.0, whole genome shotgun sequence harbors:
- the LOC127101382 gene encoding probable NAD(P)H dehydrogenase (quinone) FQR1-like 2, whose protein sequence is MGKGSGCIPSKKKAPVNNDPEENEPLSAVVESEVPKNETTSRSIDVATTSETSKKLKVYVVFYSMYGHVESLARSLKKGVDSVDGVEGVLYRVVETLPKEVLELMKAPEKVDDGVPLISAENLVEADGLLFGFPTRYGSMAAQMKAFFDSTGQLWREQKLAGLPAGFFVSTGTQGGGQETTAWTAITQLVHHGMLYVPIGYTFGAGMFEMDSVRGGSPYGAGVFAGDGSRQATEAELALAEYQGRYMANIVKKLGQKS, encoded by the exons ATGGGGAAAGGAAGTGGTTGCATACCAAGCAAGAAAAAAGCACCAGTTAATAATGATCCAGAAGAGAATGAACCACTTAGTGCTGTCGTTGAAAGTGAAGTTCCGAAAAATGAAACAACAAGTAGAAGCATAGATGTAGCAACAACATCGGAAACATCCAAGAAGCTGAAAGTTTATGTTGTTTTTTATTCAATGTATGGTCATGTTGAATCATTGGCAAGATCGTTGAAAAAAGGGGTTGATTCTGTTGATGGTGTGGAAGGGGTTTTGTACCGTGTGGTGGAGACACTTCCTAAGGAAGTGTTGGAACTCATGAAAGCACCTGAGAAGGTTGATGATGGGGTTCCTTTGATATCTGCTGAGAATTTGGTGGAGGCTGATGGGTTGTTGTTCGGGTTTCCGACGAGGTATGGCAGTATGGCGGCGCAGATGAAGGCGTTTTTCGATTCGACCGGGCAGTTGTGGAGGGAACAGAAGCTTGCTGGTTTACCTGCTGGGTTTTTTGTTAGCACTGGTACTCAGGGTGGTGGCCAAGAAACCACTGC GTGGACAGCAATAACACAGCTAGTTCATCATGGAATGCTGTATGTTCCAATTGGTTATACTTTTGGTGCTGGAATGTTTGAAATGGATTCAGTTAGAGGTGGATCTCCATATGGTGCTGGAGTTTTTGCTGGGGATGGTTCAAGACAAGCGACTGAAGCTGAGCTTGCACTTGCTGAGTATCAAGGTAGATACATGGCTAATATAGTTAAGAAGTTGGGACAGAAAAGCTAG